One stretch of Nomascus leucogenys isolate Asia chromosome 9, Asia_NLE_v1, whole genome shotgun sequence DNA includes these proteins:
- the COQ2 gene encoding 4-hydroxybenzoate polyprenyltransferase, mitochondrial, with translation MTSIRARPGLTSAMLGSRAAGFARGLRAVALAWLPGWRGRSFALARAAGAPHGGDLQPSACPEPRGRHLSLSAAAVVDSAPRPLQPYLRLMRLDKPIGTWLLYLPCTWSIGLAAEPGCFPDWYMLSLFGTGAILMRGAGCTINDMWDQNYDKKVTRTANRPIAAGDISTFQSFVFLGGQLTLALGVLLCLNYYSIALGAGSLLLVITYPLMKRITYWPQLALGLTFNWGALLGWSAIKGSCDPSVCLPLYFSGVMWTLIYDTIYAHQDKRDDVLIGLKSTALRFGENTKPWLSGFSVAMLGALSLVGVNSGQTAPYYAALGAVGAHLTHQIYTLDIHRPEDCWNKFISNRTLGLIVFLGIVFGNLWKEKKTDTTKKNIENKIEN, from the exons ATGACGTCAATCAGAGCTCGTCCCGGCCTCACCAGCGCCATGCTGGGCTCACGAGCTGCGGGGTTCGCGCGGGGCCTGCGGGCTGTGGCACTGGCGTGGCTGCCGGGCTGGCGGGGCCGCTCCTTCGCTCTGGCGCGCGCCGCTGGCGCGCCCCACGGTGGTGACTTGCAGCCCTCCGCCTGTCCCGAGCCGCGCGGGCGCCACCTCAGCCTGTCGGCGGCGGCGGTGGTGGACTCTGCGCCCCGCCCCCTGCAGCCGTACTTGCGCCTCATGCGGTTGGACAAGCCCATTG gaacCTGGCTGCTGTATTTACCATGTACCTGGAGCATTGGTTTGGCAGCTGAACCAGGTTGTTTTCCAGATTGGTACATGCTCTCCCTCTTTGGCACTGGAGCTATTCTGATGCGTGGAGCAGGCTGTACTATTAATGACATGTGGGACCAGAACTATGATAAAAAG gtTACAAGAACAGCCAATCGTCCAATAGCCGCTGGAGACATTTCCACTTTTCAGTCCTTTGTTTTTCTTGGGGGACAGCTAACCTTGGCACTGGGTGTTCTTCTGTGTCTAAATTACTACAG TATAGCTCTGGGAGCAGGATCCTTACTTCTTGTCATCACCTACCCACTAATGAAAAGAATTACATACTGGCCTCAACTAGCCTTGG GCTTGACATTTAATTGGGGAGCGTTACTTGGATGGTCTGCTATCAAGGGTTCCTGTGATCCATCTGTTTGCCTGcctctttatttttctggagTTATGTGGACACTAATATATGATACTATTTATGCCCATCAG GACAAAAGAGATGATGTTTTGATTGGTCTTAAGTCAACGGCTCTGCGGTTCGGAGAAAATACCAAGCCGTGGCTCAGCGGCTTCAGTGTTGCAATGCTGGGGGCACTGAGCCTAGTGGGTGTGAACAGTGGACAGACTGCTCCCTACTACGCTGCCCTGGGTGCTGTAGGAGCCCATCTGACTCACCAG ATTTACACTCTAGACATCCACAGACCTGAGGATTGTTGGAATAAATTTATCTCCAACCGAACACTGGGACTAATAGTTTTTTTAGGGATTGTCTTTGGGAATTTGTGGAAAGAGAAGAAGACAGATACAACAAAGAAGaatatagagaataaaatagaaaattaa